One stretch of Pyrenophora tritici-repentis strain M4 chromosome 4, whole genome shotgun sequence DNA includes these proteins:
- a CDS encoding TagD, Cytidylyltransferase codes for MPPKRKRSNTLSSVKNDAMDTVQPSSRDASDEGAEDPVLQKVASKKERQADANANANGTTKRVRVADPHSHESEEDERASKKSRRTSSIAGDEHGEGGEAGSMRMEPPPKAGLVDPVGYKTNPPPQGRPVRIYADGVFDLFHIGHMRALQQAKTAFPDVHLVVGVTGNKETHKRKGLTVLSARERAESVRHCKWVDEVIEDCPWIVTAEFLLKHNIDYVAHDDLPYGADEGDDIYGPIKERGMFLVTQRTEGIVRDYDQYIDRQLKRGTSRKELNVSWLKKNELDVRRTMAELRDSIKANWTTTGQELSKDFRQFWQSSRPASPARTPTREHTQAEAMDVSTTARSPSAISRLSHLDIPRAQNNTRESSEFAAGYNLGLIGGVRSWMARSRRNLNDSRPQSPIDDSSDEQEGARSPREAPRGRTGQQTKSDSAAAAKDTVA; via the exons ATGCCGCCAAAACGAAAGCGAAGCAACACCCTATCCTCGGTCAAGAACGACGCCATGGACACCGTACAACCCTCCTCGCGCGATGCATCTGACGAGGGCGCCGAGGACCCTGTTCTCCAGAAAGTCGCGTCCAAGAAGGAGCGACAGGCCGATGCCAATGCCAATGCCAATGGTACCACTAAGCGGGTGCGCGTTGCAGACCCGCACAGCCATGAGAGCGAAGAGGATGAGCGGGCAAGTAAGAAGAGCCGACGCACATCATCTATTGCCGGCGACGAGCATGGCGAGGGCGGCGAGGCGGGATCCATGCGCATGGAGCCCCCTCCCAAGGCTGGCCTAGTCGACCCTGTAGGATACAAGACGAATCCTCCGCCACAGGGACGGCCGGTCAGAATATACGCAGATGGTGTTTTTGACCTCTTCCACATTGGACATATGCGTGCGCTCCAGCAGGCGAAGACGGCATTCCCAGACGTCCATCTCGTTGTCGGCGTGACGGGAAACAAGGAGACACACAAGAGGAAGGGTCTTACTGTCTTGTCGGCAAGGGAGCGCGCCGAGAGTGTACGCCATTGCAAATGGGTCGACGAAGTTATCGAGGACTGCCCGTGGATCGTCACTGCCGAGTTTCTTTTGAAACACAACATCGACTACGTTGCTCACGACGACCTTCCCTATGGCGCCGACGAGGGCGACGACATCTACGGTCCCATCAAGGAGCGAGGCATGTTCCTCGTCACCCAAAGAACTGAGGG GATCGTACGCGACTACGACCAATACATTGACCGTCAACTTAAGCGCGGAACTTCGCGCAAGGAACTCAACGTGTCGTGGCTGAAGAAGAACGAGCTCGACGTCAGGCGTACAATGGCCGAGCTTCGCGACAGCATCAAAGCCAACTGGACAACAACCGGCCAAGAGCTCAGCAAAGACTTCCGCCAATTCTGGCAATCAAGTCGTCCAGCAAGCCCGGCCCGGACACCAACACGGGAGCACACGCAAGCCGAAGCCATGGACGTATCCACAACCGCTCGATCCCCGTCGGCTATATCGCGACTCAGCCACCTTGATATCCCGCGCGCACAAAACAACACGCGAGAATCATCAGAGTTCGCTGCTGGTTACAATTTGGGTTTGATCGGCGGTGTACGATCATGG ATGGCACGCAGTCGCCGCAACCTAAACGACAGCAGACCCCAAAGTCCCATTGACGACAGCTCCGACGAACAAGAAGGTGCCCGCAGTCCACGGGAAGCGCCGCGTGGCCGCACAGGCCAACAAACAAAGAGCGACTCTGCTGCCGCTGCTAAGGACACGGTAGCTTAG